One Aegilops tauschii subsp. strangulata cultivar AL8/78 chromosome 2, Aet v6.0, whole genome shotgun sequence genomic window, ttttctactagtgctagtGTTGGAAGGAGAATTGATCAACTACGGGCACTTGAGCTTGCCGGTCTTTGAGTCGACCAAGTTGGCGTAGCAGGGGCATTCGTTACGGGTCTCCTGCCTGGTGCCAGAAGGGACGCAGTTACACTTGTCGCAACAGATATTGCAGTCCTTGTTACATATCTTGTTCCTCCAGTTCTTCGCGCAACGAGCGTTACACGACGACGGGCAATCTGCAGATCATACATCATTGCAACCATTCGTCAAGATACCACATCAAATCAAACGAGACAAATTAGGTTTTATTTGTTGATCAAGGACATGTGCATGCATCCATGTACCGATGTGCATACCTATCTTAGGTGTTGGCTGAGCATCCGCAACCATGAGGAGGGCGGCGAGGAGGAGAGTGGCGAGTATGATGACATTCTTGGAGAACGCCATGGAAGCAGCTCAAGAGAGCAATTACGTATGACCTATATGACTTCAATTGTTGATGGAACTACTGATATGTCACCCAATATATATATCTACTCgtatatctatatatatatatatagaagtATAAAAAGACCCAACGAGTTAGATTCTAGTAATCTCGGCCATCAAACCAGGTAAATCCAACGACCGACGAGCGCTCAACATGTTTAAGAATGCAATTAATATCATACCAAAAATCACTAATCAAAACATTAACACACAAATAATATCCTACCTAATATGTGCGTGCAACTAATATACCGCCTAATGTTAACGTCCATTGCAAGTAAACAATTAGTAGTACAATTAAAATGCAAAAACTAATTAAGGGGGTAATAAAATTAGGCGAATCCTGTAATTTCTTATTTTAACATCTCATTACTACCATTGATTCATATTTTGGAGCATACGTAAGTTAGGCTTACAAAAATTGGAATGTCAAAAGCTACATAAGCTGGCAGCAGATCCGACAATAAATTTGATATGAGAGGATAACCGTCACATAAAAAAAATCTTACTCTGGAATGTGAATTATTTAAATAGGGTAAATTAAAAATTTGCCTTTCATGCTTGAGCCTAGCTAGATTTCACTAGCATTAAATTTATTTGGTTGCTTTGGGGCACAATGATATCTTTGGAATTATTTAGAACCTTAAATTCAGTTTTGGATAATATTTATAATGCCACCTCACACATTTAGTATAGGTAATTTATTTAATTTTTGGGAAGTCGGTGTGGTGGACCGGACGGGATTTTTTTATCCCCAACCACTTCTTCGGTGCGGGCGGCGGTGCGGGGGTGGTTTACGGCAGCGATGTGCCGGCGGTGGTGGTGGAAGGGTTTTGGCAACCCATTCTGTCCGGAGTTGCGGTCAtcggcggcgatggtggcggaATGGTCTTGGCAACACATTCCCTCTAGAGTTGCTGTCATCAGAGGCGATGTTGGTGCGTGGGGAGGCAACGGCAGGAACTATGGCGTCGTGCGGGTGGGAGAAAGATGTGTTGGGAAGTTTACTCGGCTGGGCAGAGTTGACTAATTTTAGGAGCCACGGACCAAATTTTCGTCGGAGATGTAAATTTTTAATCCTCTAACCAATTTAGGACTTCGGCTAGGTGCGGTTTAAAAGTGTAAAGCTGAAATTTTACTCCTCTTTTGCTTTTTAGGGGATCGGCTAGAGATGCCTTTATGTAGCTTAGTTTTTTGTTCCTTCACATGAAATAACAGTCTGTTGCGAGTCAGCAATGTATGACCACTTAGAGCGATTCAATTGCACCCAGACCACGTGTCTTGCCACGGTACCTCACGGCTAAAATTTGAAATGAAAACAAATCTTAGCCTAGATTTAATGGAATATAACTAGTCTAGCAAATAAGCTCTAAGGACATGCAGTTTCCTTCCCCTACTTGTGAACTGAAAGTTGCTTCTCTTGGATGACTCAAGTAAAGACCAGAAACTTGCATCTATACACAACTCCGAGGCAACCACAACATACTTCTACAGCCTCTGGACCTTCAGGGGAGTTGTGTGGCCTTTTCCAGCCTTCATCTGGGATAGCATTATTCCATCAAAACACCGGATTTTCCCATGGCTCGTCCAGGCCTGGCCCATAGGCCGGGCAAACGGGGTGCCTGCCCTGGGCCCCCGGAAGGCAGGGGCCCCAGCCCGAGAGTATTCCTTCGTACGTATACGAAGCCCAAGAAATATATCGAGAAAGGAGAGGGCCGATTCAGCGGTGGGGCAAAACCCATCGTCAATCTTTCTCCTCGACCCCTCCACTTCGCAAGGTCCTGACTCCCATAACAGCGCCGCCGCTCCCATGCCTTACCGATTCCAAGGTCGCCGTCGGCCATTAATGGAGATTCAAGGCGAAAATCCGTTCCCAAATCAGCTCTCCTTCCTTTCTCAGTGTTCTTCTCGTTCCCCATCAATTAGATGTTGGAGATGTGGAGATGGTAGgtgttcttcttttcttcctttccATAATCCCGTTCCTCAATTAAATCGCTCTGCCCTCCTGCTCTGACGAATCCGCATCTACCTGCATAGGTGTTCTTCAGATATTAACTGGATCTAAGTGTGAGAGAGTCTGCGGGAGTCAGGAGATTAGAAGAACTGCAGAACGGGGGAAATTATTCAGTTCTTGGTGTGGTCTTCTCGTTCGTTCTGACTACGGCAACCTACATCCACATCAATACATATTTAGGTGTGTTTGTTCCTGTATTAATTATTTTGTGCTAACTGTTCTTGTTTACTGTCATGTCGTCTAGAAAGTGTTTATCTGGTAAAAAGACCACACCGAGTGTCGATGAACAGCAATGATGCACTGTTAATATTTTTGATCCGCCAAATTACGACAATCTGAATGATAAGGCTAGGGTTTTTTAGTTGAAATAGTAACTCTAGACATAATGATATTGTGGTCCCTCCAGATAGTAATTCTAGACATTTTTCACAAACTTATAATTCCAAAAAGTTGAGTAAGCTTTTCAAATCCACAACAACAAAGTTGGAAGAATTGAGTAATTATCTGCGTAAATTTCTTGGGAGTGAAGAACATGGCGGACTGGGAAAGATTCAGAAACAAATGTACGTACATGTGCTAACTTCTTATCTGATGGTAGCACAATTTTTTTTAAGTAGCAACCAGTTTGGACAAGGTTATATGTTTTGCAGAACAAAATAAAGTCTCTGTTGTTCAAATTAAGGAAAGCGAGTTAATGTGGAACTACATTGTTTCACTACTATCATGGTGTTGTTCACCTTATCAATAAATAAATTGTACTCTCATTTTTAAAGTCCAAAGATCATCGTCTATGCTATGCACTAGATATTTACTTTGCTTTTCAAATAGAAAATATTTTAAGCTTTCGAGTCAAAAAGGGCCCCTTGTTGATGTCTTGCCCCAGGGCCTCCTAAATCTGTGGTCCGGCCCTGGGCTCGTCTTCCATGGACGGTTGAACACTAGAGATAACATGGTCAAGAAGAATTGGCGTTCCATTGCTCCCCATGATGGTTGCGACCTGTGTCCGGCAACTGAAACCATTTCTCATATTCTGCTACGGTGCCAGGCGGCATCCGCTCTCTCGCACTGGGCGACAGGACCTCACCTACTACTCATAGGATGTGTGCGTCTTCATTCAGTCTGATGATGCTAGAGTCAGCTTTGGATCACGATGGCATATCTTCTTAGCAGCTTGTGTTGTCACTCTATGTAATTCTTGAAACGCGCATATTTCGATCACAAGAGTTGCACTATCAGTCATCTTATTACTGCTGTCTCGGACACTCTCAAGCTCTGGAGCAATCGTGGTAGACGACATAAAGATAGACAAGCTATCAACACTTGGGGTGCCAGGCTAGTTATACTTAGCTCTAATCCCCTCAAATATGTGGCTGGCCTTCCCTTTCTTTGTTCTTTCTCTACTTTGTTTTTTTCCTCTTCCCAAGGCTAGGTTGTGGCCTACTGCATACTCCATGCAGTGTCAACATAACCATCATGTAATTGACCCTCTGGTCACCGAGGCTGTTTTGAAATATATAAGGTGGAAAATGCACTATCTttattttcaaaaataaaaaactGAAATTTGCTAACTAAAAATTATTCTGATACGAGAAAATATTTGTTTCAATTAAAATTGTTCATTTTAAACATACAAAGACTGTGTTTCTGCCGACCAGCCGATTTACTTCCCTGTTGCACCCGTATTAACTCGAAATTAAGATTCTCCATCGTATCGTCCGTTCATATTAAACGTATCCAACTACCCAAACATTTGCTTCATTCAGGTCCCCAATATCATCTTAGTGCTTCATATTCTTGTGTCACATGTCTCATGCATAACACTGATTTGCTTCGTTCTGctagcaaaaaaaaaaagagagagatgGTTTCTATGAAGAAACATAATGATACATGAAAGTTATTTCAAAATCATGAATGCAACTCTTTTTAATTTGCATGTATCCTCATAGGCTTTTCTGAAGCGCAATCCTGGACAAGGACGGCACGGCGGAAGGGCCGAACGGTCTCGCTGGAAACGAGTGCCACACCGGCAATATGGCATCACTCGTCGCTGCCCCATCTCTGCCATAGGGGCAACTCAAGCAAGATGAACTTATTTTTACCATACACCACATCCTGCTTATGAACCGAAATAAGCTCCCGTGACATGCATTTTGCTTTCTCTGCTTATGAACTGAAATTTGAACCGGTTGCAAACAAGAACTATTCTGATATGAGAAAACATTTTTTTTAGCTTCTTGGACAATTCCAGAGAAAAATTTCAGAGAAAACCGGTTGCAAACTTTGAAAGTATGTGATAAACCaaaatccaaaaattctgaaatttggAAACAACAAACTATATCAAATGTTTGAGCTTCTTGGAAAATTTCAGAGAAAAATCAAATCCAAGGAGCTCTAAAAAAATTACTTCTTAAAAATTGCACAAAATTTTGAATATTGATTTTTTTGGGGCGAGAGCTCCTCTAATATTTGAGCTTCTTGCAAATTTCAGAGAAAAACACCTGCTGTCAACAGCTTCTTCTTGGGCGGCGCCAACATCTTGCAGGTGGCGCGGGGCTTTCCTTTGGCGGAGGCGAGGGGGGCGATGCCGGAGGAGGTGAGGGAGGCAAGGCAGGCGGCGGCGTCAAGGGTCGTCTCGCTGTCCATAGCGAGCGGGTGTTTTTTTGGGAAAGAGAGGGAAATGGGGGTGGCTGTGGCAATGACAAGCGGGCCAGGGGGAGGAGTAGGCGGGCGTCGCGCGCGTCGGTTTCGTGTCAACGCCTACGCAAATGAGGCCCAAATTTATGCCGGAATGGATCGGCAGGCGGACAAAAAAGCAGATGCGCGTCCGTTTCGTGTCAACGCCTACGCAAATGAGGCTCAAATTTAGGCCGGAATGGGTCTGCAGGCGGACAAAAAGCAGATGCGCGTCTGTTTGGGTCGACGCACTCTGCC contains:
- the LOC141040593 gene encoding cypmaclein-like is translated as MAFSKNVIILATLLLAALLMVADAQPTPKIDCPSSCNARCAKNWRNKICNKDCNICCDKCNCVPSGTRQETRNECPCYANLVDSKTGKLKCP